One Thermomonas paludicola genomic window, TTGCTCAACAGGCCTGACCACCATGCCCGAACGTACCGCCCTCGACCTGCAGACATTCCTGCCCTACCGCCTCAGCGTGCTGTCCAACCGCACCTCGGACGCGATCGCGCGCGAGTACTCGCAGCGCTTCGCGTTGGGCGTCACCGAATGGCGGGTGATGGCCGTGCTGGGCCGCTTCCCGGGCCTGTCGGCCAACCAGGTGGCGCAGCGCACGGCGATGGACAAGGTGGCAGTGAGCCGGGCCGTGGCCAAGCTGCTGGACTCGGGGCGGCTGCTGCGCGATTTCGACGACGATGACCGCCGCCGGTCGGTGCTGCGGCTGTCCGACGCCGGCCATGTGATCTACGAGCAGGTGGTGCCGTTGGCGCTGGGATTCGAAAAACTCATCCTGGCCGGGATGTCGGGAACGGAGCGCGAACTGCTGTTTCGCCTGCTCGACCGGCTGGACGAGCTGGAGCTGCGCGCGGAATC contains:
- a CDS encoding MarR family winged helix-turn-helix transcriptional regulator is translated as MPERTALDLQTFLPYRLSVLSNRTSDAIAREYSQRFALGVTEWRVMAVLGRFPGLSANQVAQRTAMDKVAVSRAVAKLLDSGRLLRDFDDDDRRRSVLRLSDAGHVIYEQVVPLALGFEKLILAGMSGTERELLFRLLDRLDELELRAESSTLPASD